CGGTGTCGACTTCATTCGACATGTCGCTTTCTATACTGACAGCACAGCCAACGGCAAACACAGCGGAGAGATCATGAGCACACGCACCGAATCCGACAGCATGGGCCCGATCGAGGTACCGTCCGACCGTTACTGGGGCGCCCAGACGCAGCGCTCGCTCCATCACTTTGCCATTGGCGAAGAACCCATTCCGCTGGCAGTGGTACGTGCGCTGGCATTGGTGAAGAAGGCGGCGGCGCGCACCAATCGCAAGCTCGGCAACCTCGACGAGCGGGTCGCCTCGCTCATCGAACAGGCTGCGGATGAAATACTCTCGGGGCGGCTCGACGATCATTTTCCGCTGTCCGTCTGGCAGACCGGCAGCGGCACCCAGAGCAACATGAACGTCAACGAGGTGATCGCCAACCGTGCCAACGAGTTGGCCGGCGAGCCGCTGGGCGTGAAATCGCCGGTGCACCCTAACGATCACGTGAACAAGTCGCAAAGCTCCAACGACACCTTTCCCAGCGCCATGCACGTTGCGGCGGTGCAGGAAACCGGTGACCGACTGGTGCCAGCTGTACGTGCTCTACGCGACGCACTGGATGCCCAGGCCACGCAGCATGCCGAGCTTATCAAGATCGGTCGCACGCACATGATGGACGCCACCCCGGTGACCTTCGGCCAGGAACTGTCCGCCTTCGTCGCGCAACTGGACATGGGGCTGGCCGCAGTCGAGCAGGCTCTGCCGCTGGTGTGCGAGCTGGCCCAGGGCGGAACCGCCGTCGGTACCGGCCTCAACGCCCCGCAAGGCTTCGCTGAAGGGCTTGCCGAAGAAGTCGCATCGCTGGCTGGCCTCCCCTTCACCAGCGCACCAAACAAGTTCGCCGCGCTCAGCGGGCACGAACCGCTGGTGCAATTGCACTCTGCTTTCAAGCAGCTTGCCGTCACTCTGATGAAACTCGGCAACGATCTGCGCCTGCTCGGCAGCGGCCCCCGCGCAGGCTTCGCCGAAGTGCGTCTGCCGGCCAACGAGCCGGGCAGCTCGATCATGCCCGGCAAGGTCAACCCGACACAGTGCGAAGCGCTGACCATGATCTCCTGTCAGATCATCGGTAACGACACCACGCTCACCATTGCCGCCAGCAACGGGCAGCTGCAGCTCAACGTGTTCAAGCCGGTGATCATTCACAACTTCCTGCAGAGCGTTCGCCTACTCGCAGACGGCTGCAACAGCTTCCGTGAACATTGCGTCGAAGGGCTAGAGCCGGATGCGAGACGCATGCGCGAGCATTTGGACAACTCATTGATGCTGGTCACTGCGCTCAACCCGGTCATTGGCTATGACAAGGCGGCGGACATCGCCAAGAAGGCGTATCAGGAAGGCACGACGCTCAAGCAGGCAGCGTTGGAGCTGGGGTATCTGGATGAGAAAGGGTTCGATGAGGCAGTGAAGCCCGAGAAGATGCTCTAGCGAGGCGGGGCGCGAAGAGGCAACCAAGGCCACGGCCTGGGACCGCCGGGCCAGCGGGCAGCCCTGTCAATAAGGCGGATTGAGCACTAAGGGATATCGGGCCGGAGCCGGCAGTGAACAGCCGGCACGACCCACATCGACAATATACTGATCACAAAATAAGCCAGGGGCCAGGCGACGAAATTGAACGGAACACCGTAAGGCCACCATTTCACAGAAATACTCAATGCAGCCGCAAACGTTCCGGAGATGACCGCGGCGGCGAGCGCTGATGTTGCCGGGACGCGGTGAAGCCGCGTTATGAAAAACGCCAGCACGAACGGAAGCACGAAAAGCACGGCGTAGGTCGCGCCATAGACGATAGCGAACCACACCACTCCGAAGCATCCGAACTTCGGATCACACTTCCCATCCAGGATCTGATAGCCAGCGCTGTATAGTCCCCAAGCAAGTAATTGCACTACCACAGCGACCAGAGTCAATTTCAGAAAGCTCGGCATAGTCGTTCGCCCTTTGCGCCGCAGCGCACCGTAACGCAACGCTGATAAGCCCGCGCCATTACCTCGATTTTTAGCTGACAACTGGCTCGTCGTCGTGCAGCGTCACCCAGGGCGCCTTATCGGGCGTATAGACCTGAATCTGCGGAGCGAGCGCCTGGGTATAGTCATCGATTGCGCCAAGGGGCAATACAAAATGACCTGGGAAATGTTTCCCGTTAACCAGGAATGATGCCGAGCCGCAAAAGGAACAAAAGGATTTGCTGGATACGTCATTCGCGTTGTAGCTGGAAATATGTTCCAAACCTTCAGCGATCTGGAACTGCGATCGCGGTACCACCACCCAGCTGCTGTAGTCGCCGCCTTGCAGCTTTCTGCAGTTGTTGTAGTGACATTTGAGCACCGCCGTTGCGGGCAGAGTCCCCTTCCACCGCACAGAACCACAATGGCAACTGCCTGCAAAATCCATATTGCCCTCCTTTGCTGCGTCTTAGGTTGCCGGGACCTGATGTGCCAACGCACCGAAGCGTTTGCTGTCGTTCCACCACGCCCTGACTTTACGGCCACAAGCAATCAATCAGCGCGATAGATATATTCGATCAGCTCTGGCTGGTTAGATTACTTTTCCTCATCTATACCGAAGACACAGGTCAGCTGCTGTAAAGGTTGGTGATCCCCCGGACCGAGCTGCTGGCAACTTACGGGCACTGCCGTTCGGTCCACAACATACGAATGGAAATCCGATATGTCTGATGAAACGCGCAAACCAACGACCAACGATGCGGGCATTCCTGTTTCAAGCGATGAGCACTCGCTGACAATTGGTCCGGACGGCCCAATTGTTCTGCATGACCATTACCTGATTGAGCAGATGGCTCAGTTCAACCGCGAGCGCATCCCCGAGCGCCAGCCCCATGCCAAGGGCGGTGGTGCATTTGGCCATTTCGAAGTGACGCACGATGTCAGCGCGTTCACCAAGGCGGCCGTGTTCCAGCCGGGCACTAAGACGGATGTACTTATGCGCTTCTCCACCGTCGCCGGCGAGCGCGGCAGCCCTGATACCTGGCGCGACCCGCGCGGGTTCTCGGTGAAGTTCTATACCAGCCAGGGCAACTACGACATGGTCGGCAATAACACGCCGGTGTTCTTCGTTCGTGACCCGCTGAAATTCCAGCACTTCATTCGTTCGCAGAAGCGTCGTGCCGATACCAACCTGCGCGACCATGACATGCAATGGGACTTCTGGTCACTCTCCCCCGAGTCCGCCCACCAGGTAACCTGGCTGATGGGCGACCGCGGTATTCCCAAGACCTGGCGGCACATGAACGGCTACAGCAGCCACACCTACATGTGGGTGAACGCCCAGGGCGAAAAATTCTGGGTAAAATACCACTTCAAGACCGATCAGGGCATCGAATGTCTCACGCAGGAAGAAGCGGACAAGCTGGCGGGCGAAGACGCTGATTACCACACCCGCGATCTCTATGAAGCACTCAAGCGTGGCGAACACCCGAGCTGGACGCTGCACATGCAGATCATGCCGTTCGCTGATGCCGACCAGTATCGCTTCAACCCGTTCGACCTCACCAAGGTCTGGCCGCATGGTGACTACCCGTTGATTCCGGTCGGCAAGCTGACGCTCGACCGCAACCCGACCGACTACCACACCGAGATCGAACAGGCCGCCTTCGAGCCGAGCAACCTGGTGCCCGGTATCGGGCTCAGCCCCGA
The nucleotide sequence above comes from Halopseudomonas xinjiangensis. Encoded proteins:
- a CDS encoding catalase is translated as MSDETRKPTTNDAGIPVSSDEHSLTIGPDGPIVLHDHYLIEQMAQFNRERIPERQPHAKGGGAFGHFEVTHDVSAFTKAAVFQPGTKTDVLMRFSTVAGERGSPDTWRDPRGFSVKFYTSQGNYDMVGNNTPVFFVRDPLKFQHFIRSQKRRADTNLRDHDMQWDFWSLSPESAHQVTWLMGDRGIPKTWRHMNGYSSHTYMWVNAQGEKFWVKYHFKTDQGIECLTQEEADKLAGEDADYHTRDLYEALKRGEHPSWTLHMQIMPFADADQYRFNPFDLTKVWPHGDYPLIPVGKLTLDRNPTDYHTEIEQAAFEPSNLVPGIGLSPDKMLLGRVFAYADAHRARLGVNYKQIPVNRPQSPVHSYSKDGAMRMDNVTDPVYAPNSKGGPAADPTLNPPVDVWSASGNMVRQAYTLHPGDDDFGQAGTMVREVFDDAARDRLVSNVVGHLMDGVEEPVLSRAIDYWRKIDQNVGDRIAMGVRAG
- the fumC gene encoding class II fumarate hydratase, with translation MSTRTESDSMGPIEVPSDRYWGAQTQRSLHHFAIGEEPIPLAVVRALALVKKAAARTNRKLGNLDERVASLIEQAADEILSGRLDDHFPLSVWQTGSGTQSNMNVNEVIANRANELAGEPLGVKSPVHPNDHVNKSQSSNDTFPSAMHVAAVQETGDRLVPAVRALRDALDAQATQHAELIKIGRTHMMDATPVTFGQELSAFVAQLDMGLAAVEQALPLVCELAQGGTAVGTGLNAPQGFAEGLAEEVASLAGLPFTSAPNKFAALSGHEPLVQLHSAFKQLAVTLMKLGNDLRLLGSGPRAGFAEVRLPANEPGSSIMPGKVNPTQCEALTMISCQIIGNDTTLTIAASNGQLQLNVFKPVIIHNFLQSVRLLADGCNSFREHCVEGLEPDARRMREHLDNSLMLVTALNPVIGYDKAADIAKKAYQEGTTLKQAALELGYLDEKGFDEAVKPEKML
- a CDS encoding GFA family protein, giving the protein MDFAGSCHCGSVRWKGTLPATAVLKCHYNNCRKLQGGDYSSWVVVPRSQFQIAEGLEHISSYNANDVSSKSFCSFCGSASFLVNGKHFPGHFVLPLGAIDDYTQALAPQIQVYTPDKAPWVTLHDDEPVVS